TGGTAAAAACATTTTTGAGTTTTCGCTTCCAGAGGGTGTAAATTACATTGATGTAGATAGGTTTTTTCTTCCTAAGGAATCATCTATGAATTTTAAGTTTAAAGGTTTTAAACTGGTACACGTAAATTCAATGGGTAAATCGGTTGTTTTGATTGATGTTTTAAATCTTGCAGAAAATGAGTTTTCTATTTTTGATGATTTAAGTGTTTATGCAAGGTCTGGTAATTTTACTAATTATCCTAAAAAAGGGATTAACTTAGGTTTTTTCAGGATTAAGCGAGGCGACCGTATTTTTATTGAAATTGATGTTTTAAATGCTAATCTTACTGAAAATAAAGTTTTTTCTTTTATCAGTTCTTGTGATACTTCTTTAGTACCGCATTATGATTTGCATCGTTTTTATTTTTTGTCGAAAGGTGAAAAACATACTTTGAAACGTAAGGATTTTGACATTATTATATCAGAGTCTCGTACTAATACTTTAAAAGTAAATGATTTTGATGTTGTTCTTCCTTCTTTTTCTTCATCTAGTTCTTTTGGACAAGTTTTAAACTCGGATGTTTACCTTTCTTGCGGTAATGAAAATTTTGTTTTTGAGGGAGTTTCTGATGAATCACCTACTTTTTTTGTTGCTAAAAAACAAGTACACAATGCTGATACGTTCTATTTGATGCAGGAGTACGTAAAACGTGCTAAAAATGTGCTAATGGAAAAAAGTAAAACCGATTATGCAAATACCATATTTAAGCAGTTGTATGGAAAGATGCCTACTTTGGATAAGCTAAATAGTGCTATTGAGCTTTATTCTCAGTTGAATTTGAATGATAGAAACTTCGGACACGAGGATTTCTACGAAATACCAGAATATGTTGAACCTAATAATTTAATTTCTTAGTTATGCGATTTGATTGGAATGTTTTAATACCTAAGGGTTTAGACACTATAAGCTCTCTTTGGGGGCAACCTGCTAATCATTATCACGTTGTACCTCCTACTGAACAAAAGAGTTCAGATAGTAACAATATGATACTATACTCAGTCTTTGGACTTTCTTTTATAGTAGTTTTAGTTTTGATTTTTTCAATGTTTAAAAGTAGTAGTAACAATAATAAAAGATAGTTATGTCAAGAAATAATTATAATAGAAATTATGCTCCTGTACCTTTTGTACAGCCTGAGCCTGTTTATTATTCTGCTGGATATTCGCATCCTAATTATGCTTATCCGCAACGACAACCACAATATCCGCAACCACAATATTCGCAAGGACAATCCCAGCAACCTTATAAAAAGAAAAGTGGAGCAAAGGAAGTTCAAGGTGTAACTCGTGAAGGTAAAGAATACTTTGGTATTTCGGCTTGGTTTGTTTCCAAAAATGCGGGGTTAGTAAAAATAAATGCTTTTGAAAATTCAAAATCTACCCATTTTACTACTCAGCGTGGACGTGAAGGGGTTTCTTTGATGTTTGAGGTTGTTTATAGAGATTCAGGAATTAAGCGTTTAGAGGTTGCTACGTATTTCTTTGATACTGGTAAGGCTTTTTTAAAGGATTTAGGCATCATTGTATCTACTAAAGCCTCTAATGGCGGTTATGCAGGTTTCTTTAAACCTAAAAAATAGATTGTTTAATTTTTAATACGTAATATTATGTTTTTAGTAAAATTGCTTGGCATTGTAAAGACCATTCAGGATGTTTTGGCTGTGATTACTCCAGCGTTGGAGCTCTTGGTTAAAAGAGATATGAACGGCGACGGCAAAATCGGTTAAGGTTTTTGGTTGGTTTAGTTTTTAAAAGGAAGTATGGAAATTCTGTGCTTCCTTTTTTTGAATAATTTTTAATTTTTTAATTTGAAATATTATGTTTTTGATATTGTTTTTATTGTTTTCTGCGATTGTTTATTTAGTAAATCAGTCGAAAAAGATAGATGAGGGTTTTGTTGCTTCCGATGAGCAAAAAGAGCCTTATTATGATTTTCCTTGTTGTGTAACTAAGGATTACGTTCGCCCTTCACATGTGCCTAATGGGGATACATCGGGCGGTCCTACCGATACGCCCGATGTTCCTGATGCTGATAGTGGCGGTTCTGATAGTGGTTCATCTGGAGGAGCTTCGCAAGGTTCTGATGATAGCGGTTCATCTGGAGGAACTTCCCAAGGTTCAGAATCTGATGATAGTGCAGATAGTTCTGTTAGTAATTTCTTTAATTCTATGAATTTAGAGCGTTTCGGAAATTCGCCTTTTGTTGTTACACGTAGTTACATTAGTTTTAATTATTTTAATGTTTTAAAGCGTAAAATGGTAAAGCATATTACTAATTTTGAGGGCTTTAAATTGCCTCATAATTTGGAATATTATAACCAGCAATTGGCTACTTTGTTGCGTACTTCTTTGCGTATGTTTCAGTATAATATAGATGATAGTTCTGTTGAAGAATTTACTGCAGATTATTCCAGTGTTCCACTTTTGAAGATTATTCAAAACAATTCTTCTGGTTTTGCTTTGCATATGAACCCTCAATCTACCCCTTTATTTTTGACTTCTTCTTATTCACAAAATTTTTATGAATTAGATTTACTTCGTCAAGGTAGATATGTTGCTATTATGGGCTTTCATACACCATTTTCTGGTGCTCCTTCAGATGGTTTGGTTTTTGAACCAAAAGTAACAAGTTCTGGTTCTGCTTATTTCTTATCACTTATAGGTTTCACCGATGAGCAGGAAGCCATAAAATTTGTTGAAATAATGGCTAATTTCACCAAAGAAGCCAGCGAATATGAAACTGCTTCATCATCAGATGAGGGTTATTCAGGGCATACGGAAGACCCACAAGGTTACGCAACAATGGGTATGTAATTTTATAACATTTATTTAAATTTTTTATGAATACGAATAATAATACACCTACGAAAAAAAAGAAAAAGAATAAGAAAAAGGGTAATAAAATCGTTATCCTGCTTTTGGTTGTTTTGGCTTTATTGTTTTTTATTTTTAACAGAGAAAAGAAAATAAAGGAGGATAAGCCAGATTTGAATGTTCCTAATGGTTCTGGTTCAAGCTCTGGAAGTTCAAATTCTGGAGTGGTTGGTTCTTCTGGTTCTAAGTCTTTAATTTCTTCAAGTCTTTTATCCGATACATTGAGACTTGACACATTAGGTATTTTTGAAACTGTTTATTCTATTAAAAGGGAATTGAAACAATTTTCTGATTTACAATTAGAGCACGATTTAAATTATTATAATGTTGAATTGGCTAAGATGTTAGGTAATTCTTCTTATAGATTTTCTTATGACGAGGGACAAAAAGTTAAGTATTTTAATGAATATTTGTCAGGAAATTATAAATTTTATTTATCAGAAATGGGAGTTCGTTCTTCGGAATCTCTTAATTTGGAATTAGGTACTCCAATTATCATTACTGAAGTTCCTTTTTTTACTTCAAAATTGGTGTGTTTGGGAATTTTAATTGATTCTTATGATAAATCAGGTTTGCCTGTTTATTATTGTTTGAATTTGAATCGTACTTTTGTTCGTTTATCAGAAAATAAAGTTTTTGTTTCTTATACTACAAATAGAGAAAGTCCTTATAAAACAAAAAGAATTTTTGAAATTGAATTTGAAACTAAGGCTCAAGCACAGAATTTAACAAGGTTTTTATCTCAATTCTTATAATATGATAGGCAAACATATTTTTGTTTTAGTTTGCTTTTGTTTTGTATTGTTTTTGGTGCTTTTCTTTCAAGCAAAGAAAGGCATCAAGGACAATAATCAAAATAGTAGGCAAACATCAAACGGCGGTAGGATTTATACTAATGTAATGCGTTAATTATGAAAAAGTTTTATACAGATAATTTTATCTATTTCGTGGCTTTATTGATTTACTTTTTGATTGTTTTTTTAATTTGTTATTTCAGATTTAAGGATAAATATAATGCTGAATTTTTCAAAAAAGTTTATTATAAAGTGCTTAATGATTTCATCTGGGATTTTAAAAATAAGTTTGAGAAAGCTGCGCCTAAGATTTATAAGAATGGTAAGCGAGTAGCTTATATTAAAGGTAAAAGAGGTTATTAAATTGATTAGTTATGAGTTTATTAAGTTTAGGTATAAGTATAGGGCTTTCGTTTGTTAATGGTATTGTTGAGAATGAAAAAGACCGCAAAAAAAGACAAGCATTAAGGCAAATGCACGATGATTACTATAAACAATATGATTCTTCTTTGTCTAATCATTTGAAAAATAATGAAAAAACGATATATTTAAAGGCTAAGACAATGTATTATAATGAAATGGCTGAGGATGTTTCAGGTGCTTTTTTCAGTGTTTTTTTTCAGTATTTTTTGTTTTTCTTGGCTTTTTGTTTAGTTTTGTATCAAATCAATCGTAAAAATTAAATTATGAAACATTTATCTTTATTTTTCGTTTTTTTGTTTTTGTTATTAGGTTGCAAAAAGGATGAGGAGCAACCGCATATAAAAAACCTTTCAGGCACGATTTGGGTTTCTCAGGATTTAAAAAATGATAATATTTCTGGTCAAGCTATTTTTGTTTTTGGAGTTGACAGGGTTTCTTATCTTATTAACTCTGATGATGCTTCAATTAGTCGTATAGAAGTGGATTATTCTTTTGCTTATAAGCAGGAAACAAACAAGGTTACTTTGTATGGTAAGGCTTCAGCGTTGGATATGATTTTGCATAATAGTGATGGCGATGTTTTAAAGATTAAGGACAATCCTCAAGCGGTTAATCGTTTTGCTGGAGCTCTTGAGTTTTTTGAACCTTTTTTTGATTTGAATAATGTTATTTTTGAAGTTTTAGATGAAAATACTATAAGGTTTGAGGACGGCACTATTTTTAAAAAACAATCTTATGTACCAGCTCCTAAATTGACATATGTAGATGTTTTCTTCTATAATCAAAGTAATAACCCTTATTCATTGTATCTTGACAATAAGGTTTATAATATTTTAGGCGACCAGGTTAAGAGTGTAAAAGTTTTAAAAGGTAAGTCTTATTCTTGGAACGTTGAACAGGAACTCGGTTATTTGCTTTATCCGACAAAGAAATCTGGTACTTTTATAGCATCGCAGGGTTTAAAGGTTTACTTTCCATAACTACAAAAAAGTATAAAAAAGTTTGTAAAGGTTCGTATTTGTTACGAGCCTTTTTTTTTGCATTTACATTTGGGCAAATAAAAAACGTTATGAATTTTAAATTATTATTTTGGTTAACTACATTATTCGCTGTTATTATGTTGTTATTTAAGTATTTAAAACTTGGATTGATTAAAGTTTTCTCGAAAAACATCACGCCTAATTTCAAATGGGGTGAATTTATTTCAAAGGATGGCGTGGCTATTCCTGAGAGTTTGAAACCTAATGTTATTGAGGTTTGTAAGAATTTGGAAATTATCCGTAAGGAAGTGGGTAATAAACCTATTAAGGTGCATTCTGGTTTTAGAAGTTTTAAACATAATGCTGAAGTTGGCGGTCGGATGAATTCCTACCATTTACAGGGTAAAGCTGCTGATATTTCGGTTAAGGGTATGACTTCTAAAGAATTGTATGATACGATTATCCGCTTAATGGATGAGGGCAAAATCAAAGCAGGGGGCGTTGGTTTGTATGCCACATTTGTACATTACGATATTAGAGGTTCTAAGGTAACATTTAAAGGTTAAGTTATGTCGTTTATCTTACGGATGTTAGGTTTTTTGTTTTTGGTTTCTGTTTTGGTTGAACAAATTAAAGATTTGAAAAAAGATGAAAAAAAAGAAGTTTGATTTTAGTAAGGTTTTGGAATTCTTAAAGAAGTACCAGCATTATTTTATGGCTTCGGCTTTTATTTTGTTTGTGTATCTGATAGTAAAATCTTTGTTTTTTGGCAAAAAAGATAAGCCAAATACAGATGTTAAAGATGCTCCACCGGTGGATACGAAAGGAAGTAAGATGACTATCGTTGAAGCAAGGGCAAAATCTGAACGGCTTTTATTAGCGATGAATTCACCTGCAGGAACTGATGAGGACGAAATACAACGCGTTTTGCGTGGTATTAGCAAGTCGGATTACAATATGATATACGAAGCCTTTGGTTTGCGTTCTTATAATCGTATTTTGGGTGAATCTGCTCTATTTAGTTTTCTCGGTGTGGATTTAGATTTAACCCAATGGTTAATGCACGAGTTATCCGCTTCAGAAATGAACGAATTACGGCTTTTAAATCCGAATTTACCCATATAGTATTTTAGTTGTTTTGTTGATTTTTGCCCCCTCATTTTAAAAGGATTTGAGGGGGTTTTTTAAAGTTTTAGGTTATGAAATTATTTGCTACTATTTTAAGGAAATTGAAGTTAAAAAAAGTGTCTATTTTTGTATTGTTGATTTTTTTTTATCCATTGCTCTTTGGTTTGGGTTGTATATTATTATTAACATTGTCATTCTGGTTAACTTGGAGGTTGGTAAAATACAAGTATAGGTTATGAAAGGCAAAAACAATGATTTTTCGATGAGTTTTTACTATAATGGACAATTGCGTTTATTTTTGAAATACGTTCATAACACTAATCGGGCTGTTCAATGGGTAAACGCAAAAGGCATTCCTTGGGATTATTACATCATTTATGAAAGAAGAACGGAACGTAAACTTGAAACGGTTACAAATAATTATGCAACTCCGAGATATTCCGTTACATTTGTAAACAACGGCATTAGAAGTCTGCATTTATCTTCTGTTTATGATGTTAATCAAGCTGTCGAATGGGCGATAAATAAAGGGATTATGTTTGATTACTTCAATGTTTACGATTATATAACCAGGGAGTTTATAGAGCGTGTTTATGTTTAGAAAAGTAATTTTTGTGTTTATTTTGCTTCTGGATATTAAATGTCAAGCTTTTTTTTTGCTATTCCCTGCCCTATTTATCAATGAAAAACACTAAATTACTATCTGTCTTTTTTTTATTTCTTCATCTCACAGCAAAAAAATCAGACTAAATTACTATCTGTCTTTTTTTTATTATCTTTGTGCATTATTAACGGTAAGATATTTAGCTATGAGAACGATTACTTTACAAATACCTGATAATTTTAGTTTTGATAAATTAGAAGATTTTGCTAAACGTTTTGATTTGAAAATTGTTTCTTTTGATGATGATTTTGATTTTCATTATGAAAGGGTAAAGCAAGGGATGAATGAAGTAAAAGAAGGGTTATTAGTATCCAATGATGAAGTAATGAAAAATATTTCAGATTTGTTATGCCGAGATTAGTTGTTTGGACTCGTATAGCTGAAAATGAGTTATACAATTCTTTGGATTATTGGATGAAGCATAATAAATCATCTGTTTATTCTAATAAAGTTTTTTCATCGGTACAAGCTAATTTAAAGCTTTTAATAAAAAATCCTTATTTAGGTTCTCCTTTTAGATATGCTGGAGTTAGGCGTTTTACGATAATGAAGCGTTTTTCTCTGTATTATTATTTTGACGATGATTATTTATATATTGTTCATTTTTGGGACAATAGCCGTGATTTAGAAAATTTTTAGTACGAGTACACCGATTGGTGTACTTTTTTATTTTCGTTATTTTCATTATTTTTTGATAATTCCTGTTTTTTATTCAAAAATGTTTTCTATTTTTGTCCTGTGTTTGATGTGTTAAATGAGTTAAAAACCTTAACATTTGAACTTTTTTTAACTTGTACGCACCTAAACGCACTTTTTTAAATGCTCTCTTCTTTTCTTTACTGGTTTCGTTGATATGTTAAGTTAACATTTTCGATTTTACATACTATAAATTATAGTCTTTTTATTTGTCAAAAATAAAACGTGATAATATTAAATGATTTATCACGTTTTGCTGTATTTCTTAAGCTGAATTACGACTAGCATTGATATTACCGAATAATGAGCGAGTTACCATTTTTTCATAAACTTCAACATTTTCTTGTGTATTTGCGTTATCACGAATCATTTTTAAAGCATATTGCTGTATGGTTAGCAATGGTAAAACAATCGTTTCACGAATTTCAATAGATGCTTTTCCACACGATTGATTTTCCATAAGCTCTTTATAGCCAGTTATTTTTAAAAGCATTTGTTTTGAAAGTTCGTATTCATCAAAAATAATCTGCCAAAATTCACCAAATTCAGCATCTTTACGGATATATTCTGTAAGTTTGAAAAACGACTTAGTCATACTCATCATACTGTTTTCTAATAAAGTACGGAAAAATAAAGAACTTTTATAAAGTTGTTTAGCCTCTTCAAATTTTCCTATTTCTTCTAAGTGTTTCAAAGCCGTCCCAACACCATAGAAACCAGGAACATTTTGCTTCATCTGGCTCCAACTGCCTACAAAAGGGATTGCTCTTAAATCACTGAAATTCAATTGCTCTGATTTCCCTCTTTTGCTTGGACGACTCCCTATGTTTGCTTTAGCGTAATACTTCAAAGTACTCATTTTTTCCAAATAAGGTACAAATAACGGATGATTCTTAAAGTCTGTATAAGCCTTATAACTCTCCTCAGCCAATTGAGAAATCAAAGCTTTATCAGCTAAAGTTAATAAAGTGCTCTTATCGTCAAAAACTTGATTATCAATACCTGCACTGAGTAATTGTTCTAAATTATATTGTGATGATTCAATAGTTCCGAAATTAGAGCTAATGGTTTGTCCTTGAATAGTTAACTGTATTTGTTCAGCCTCAATAGCATCGCCCAAAGAGGCATAAAATTGATGGGATTTTCCTCCTCCTCGTGCAGGTGGTCCTCCCCTCCCATCGAAAAATATAACTTTGATACCGTTGTTACGAGCTACCGTAGTAAGCTGCTCCTTAGCTTGATAGATGCTCCAATTCGCCTTTAAATACCCTCCGTCTTTCGTGCCATCAGAAAAACCTAACATAATGGTTTGTATATTATTACGTCTTTCTAAGTGTGCTTTATAGTACGGATTGGTGTAAAGCTCTTCCATTACTTGAGCAGCAACGTTAAGGTCATTGATGGTTTCAAATAGCGGAATTATATCAATATCAGGAAATTCCCAATCACATAAACGAATGAGTGTAAGTAGTTCCAAAACGTTCAACGCTGTCTGATTATTACTGATAATATATCGATTAGCTCCTTTTTCACCATTGTGTAATTGAATGCGCTTTACAGCGTAAACAGATTCTATCGTTTGTTTTGTAATTTCGTCAGAAAAATCGTTCGGATTTAAAATCCCTTGAGCTGTCTTTAATGCGTTTAGTCGTTCTGATATTGACAAGCTATCATAGTTTTGAGGCAAAATTTTTCCTGCAAGACTTTCAGCAATATCGTTCATTACACAATGATGCACACGCGAGTCTTGGCGAATATCAAGGGTTGCAAAATGAAAACCGAAAATATTTACCTTGTGTAATAGGTCATCAATGAGTTCAACAAATAACGATTGATGTTTCTCAACTAAAAGTTGTTTGATTTGTTGTAGGATCTGTTTTAGTTCGGAAAGACTTATGGATTCATCTTTATTCAAATGACTGATTTCATATAACTTAATTTCCAAATCCTCAACTAAAGGTTGAATTCCTTGAAAAGTGATACGTCTTTTGATATTTCTTATATCTCTGTAATAATTTTTTAATACTGTACGTTTTAATCTTTCAGCGACCTTTAGTGTAATCTCGGCAGTTACAAACGGATTGCCATCACGATCACCACCAGGCCAAAAGCCAAGTTGTATAATTTCGTTTTCTAATGGATTGTTTTTAAATATATTATGAAAAATATAATTGTAAATGTTGCTTACCGAATGATAAAAAACATTTTCTAAGTACCAAATCAGACTAACAGCCTCGTCATATGGTGAAGGTTTTTCCTTTTTAAAGAATGCCGTTTTTCCCAGTTGAGCTAACAGCTTCTTTATCAAACCTAAATCATTTTTTTGTATCGCTTGAGATAAATCTGTAATGATGCCTAAAACGGCTCCGGGATAGAATTGTGTGGGATGAGCCGTGAGAACAGGTCGTATTTTGGTATGTTGTAAATAGTTTCGTAAAGCAGCTTCTTTTTCCTGATTTTCAGCTTGTTCCTTAACGTTACGTAGCGTTCCTAAGCCTTCCATATTGTTAACCTGTGAAAAAGCAGCATCTTCAATAGCATCAAATAGAACAACTTGACGCTCAATATATTGAATAAATCTAAAGAGCAAATCGTTTTTCTCTTTTTCTGTGGGATGCTCTACATATCGAGCTATGAAATTATTAACAATTTGAAAGGGAGTCAAGCCTTCATCATAGCCATTTTTGCAAGCTTCACTGAAAAGAGGTAATAATGTACCTGTATTGGAAACTTCATCAAACGGCAAAGTCATAAATATACTATTGTAAATCTGATACTTATTTAACACCTCTTCTTGAAATCGTTCTAATTTGGTCTTTCTTACCATAAACAAACTCTTTATTTATATCAGAAAATTTATATTTTGCAGGTTATAAAAAAATCCTCTGAATTGATATTCAAGAGGATTTTTTGCATTTTTTCTTGAGATTACAATTCTTTAAAAACGGTATGCATCAAACGTTTTTTATCGTTGATGGTTTCCTCTAAAGAAATCATACTTTCCGTGCGAGCCACTCCTTCAATATCGTCAATCATATAAATGATTTCTTTGGCGTGTTTGGTATCACGTGCTCTGATTTTACAGAAAATATTGTATTTTCCTGTGGTAATATGAGCTACAGTAACATAAGGAATGTTGAACAAACGCTCTAGAACGAATTGTGTTTGATGATTTTTTTCAAGAAAAACCCCAACATAAGCCACGAAAGTATATCCTAATTTTTCGTAATCGACAGTGAGTGTAGAACCTTTAATGATGCCTGTATCTTCCATTTTACGTACACGGACGTGCACTGTACCTGCCGAAATATCAAGTTTTTTAGCGATATCGGTAAACGGGGTACGTGTATTGTCGATTAGCATGTCTAAAATCTGATGATCAATTTCATCCAATCTGAATCTTCCCATTTTGACTTGTTTATTAATTTTTATGATTAGGCAAAAAAACAACTTTTTTTTTAATTTTTTGAATTAAATCTGTTTTTTTTGATTTGATAAATTAAATTTTAACATAATTCGCCAGAAAATCGGCTATTTTTTGGGCATCGGGTAAATTTTGTTTTTCAATTCCTTTAGAAAGAGTTCCTTCAATATGTCCGAATTTATCACGCAAATTGCCCTTTTCAGCCACGTAAGGCACAAGAACGATAGTCTGATTTTGTAATTTTTCTTCAAAAAGAATCCCTATATCCGAAGGGATTTCTGATAAATCATCGTAAAGTAAAATATCAAAAAAACACTTATCATTTTCAGGAATGGAAAAATAGGAGTGATAAAATTTGCCTGTTACTTCTTGTTTACAAATATAATTCAAAGCTAAACATAAGGCTTTGAATACATAATATCTTGTTTGTTCACGATTGTAATCATTTTGAAAATGTCCTGCTTCAAACAAAATGGTCGGAACTTGTAAAGAAGTAAACATATCTCCCGTGCAATTGATATTGAAACTATCATCAAATCTACCGATTTGATTTGGAATTTCCTTCTGTAAAGCATCATTGATAAAACCTATGACTTCCATACTTTTTTGTCTTACTGCATTGATTTCTCGCTTTTCATTATAGGAAGGTGCTAAAAAGGAAATAGTAGCTGGAAATTTGCTTTTACCCACACTAAATATGGTACGCTGATCGTGCAAATTAAAACAAAAATCCGGCCTTGAAAGCTCATATGCTTTTTTTAAGCATTTGCTTTCGGGCTGTGCACAATCAAACGCATCTCTGTTCAAATCTATTTCATTAGCATTTACACGGGTGTAAACTTTAGCTCCGTCGGGATTAAGCATCGGAATAAAATAAATACTCAAATGGTGTAAAATTTCAGGCTGATGCTTGAGGTAATTCAATAAATCAAATAAAGCTTTGGTAGTTGTAGATTCATTTCCGTGCATTTGACTCCACATCAAGATTTTCTTTTTACCCTGCCCTATCTGATAAAGCTGAATCGGAATCCCGTTTACTGAATGCCCCAATAGGATAATATTATTAAAATGATATTTTTCTAGAAAAGAAGCTATCATTTCAAAAGTAATATATCTTCCAAACAAAGTGTGTTCTTTATATTCAGAATAACTCATAAAAATGTTTTTACAAAAGTAAACAAAAAATATTTTACAAAAGTAAATTACTATAGATTAACTTTTGTAACCAATTAAATTAGAGGTTCAATCCAAGCCTTATTAAAATAAGTTAATAGATTTTAGTTATTTTTGAAATATAATATATCTATAAATCAATATTATATAGTATTTATGTAAAGTTTTTATTTAATGTGAAAAATCTATTTCAAAACTATTGTTTATTAGAATTTATTGTTTTACATTTGTATATTATTGATTTTATTTCACTAATTTTACAATGGTAAACACTTCCGATTTCTCAAAACGATTACAACTCATTATGGATTATTATGAGTTAACAGCTTCGGCTTTTGCTGATTCATTACAAATACAGCGTTCTAGTATTTCTCATTTACTTTCTGAACGCAACAAACCTAGCCTAGATTTCATCTTAAAATTAGTGGAAACCTACCCAGAAGTAGATATTTTTTGGATAACACAAGGAAAAGGAAGCTTCCCTCCTGCTCCGTTGGAAAAGATAGAAAATTCCTCAAAAGAAAGACCAAAAAGCACTACAAATCAGTATCAAGGAAGTCTATTTGACACCTTTTCCAAAGATAAGGAAGGTACTCCTAATCAAGTTATAAATGCTTTGGAAGAAAACATCCCAGAAAAAATAATAGGTTGTACCAAAAAGCAAATAAAAAAGATTGTTTTTTTCTATGAAAATAATACATTTGAAGTCTATGAAAATCATTGATTTTTTGTAAATTCGCCTTATGAGAGATTTAAAAATAAAATTCACATTTGTAAAAAGCGTATTATTTACATTTGTCATCGTTTTTTTTGTGGGATGTTTTACTCCTGAAAGAAAAT
This genomic window from Capnocytophaga canimorsus contains:
- a CDS encoding phosphoenolpyruvate carboxylase; this encodes MVRKTKLERFQEEVLNKYQIYNSIFMTLPFDEVSNTGTLLPLFSEACKNGYDEGLTPFQIVNNFIARYVEHPTEKEKNDLLFRFIQYIERQVVLFDAIEDAAFSQVNNMEGLGTLRNVKEQAENQEKEAALRNYLQHTKIRPVLTAHPTQFYPGAVLGIITDLSQAIQKNDLGLIKKLLAQLGKTAFFKKEKPSPYDEAVSLIWYLENVFYHSVSNIYNYIFHNIFKNNPLENEIIQLGFWPGGDRDGNPFVTAEITLKVAERLKRTVLKNYYRDIRNIKRRITFQGIQPLVEDLEIKLYEISHLNKDESISLSELKQILQQIKQLLVEKHQSLFVELIDDLLHKVNIFGFHFATLDIRQDSRVHHCVMNDIAESLAGKILPQNYDSLSISERLNALKTAQGILNPNDFSDEITKQTIESVYAVKRIQLHNGEKGANRYIISNNQTALNVLELLTLIRLCDWEFPDIDIIPLFETINDLNVAAQVMEELYTNPYYKAHLERRNNIQTIMLGFSDGTKDGGYLKANWSIYQAKEQLTTVARNNGIKVIFFDGRGGPPARGGGKSHQFYASLGDAIEAEQIQLTIQGQTISSNFGTIESSQYNLEQLLSAGIDNQVFDDKSTLLTLADKALISQLAEESYKAYTDFKNHPLFVPYLEKMSTLKYYAKANIGSRPSKRGKSEQLNFSDLRAIPFVGSWSQMKQNVPGFYGVGTALKHLEEIGKFEEAKQLYKSSLFFRTLLENSMMSMTKSFFKLTEYIRKDAEFGEFWQIIFDEYELSKQMLLKITGYKELMENQSCGKASIEIRETIVLPLLTIQQYALKMIRDNANTQENVEVYEKMVTRSLFGNINASRNSA
- a CDS encoding Lrp/AsnC family transcriptional regulator; translated protein: MGRFRLDEIDHQILDMLIDNTRTPFTDIAKKLDISAGTVHVRVRKMEDTGIIKGSTLTVDYEKLGYTFVAYVGVFLEKNHQTQFVLERLFNIPYVTVAHITTGKYNIFCKIRARDTKHAKEIIYMIDDIEGVARTESMISLEETINDKKRLMHTVFKEL
- a CDS encoding M14 family metallopeptidase — translated: MSYSEYKEHTLFGRYITFEMIASFLEKYHFNNIILLGHSVNGIPIQLYQIGQGKKKILMWSQMHGNESTTTKALFDLLNYLKHQPEILHHLSIYFIPMLNPDGAKVYTRVNANEIDLNRDAFDCAQPESKCLKKAYELSRPDFCFNLHDQRTIFSVGKSKFPATISFLAPSYNEKREINAVRQKSMEVIGFINDALQKEIPNQIGRFDDSFNINCTGDMFTSLQVPTILFEAGHFQNDYNREQTRYYVFKALCLALNYICKQEVTGKFYHSYFSIPENDKCFFDILLYDDLSEIPSDIGILFEEKLQNQTIVLVPYVAEKGNLRDKFGHIEGTLSKGIEKQNLPDAQKIADFLANYVKI
- a CDS encoding YcbK family protein, whose product is MIKVFSKNITPNFKWGEFISKDGVAIPESLKPNVIEVCKNLEIIRKEVGNKPIKVHSGFRSFKHNAEVGGRMNSYHLQGKAADISVKGMTSKELYDTIIRLMDEGKIKAGGVGLYATFVHYDIRGSKVTFKG
- a CDS encoding helix-turn-helix domain-containing protein, with the translated sequence MVNTSDFSKRLQLIMDYYELTASAFADSLQIQRSSISHLLSERNKPSLDFILKLVETYPEVDIFWITQGKGSFPPAPLEKIENSSKERPKSTTNQYQGSLFDTFSKDKEGTPNQVINALEENIPEKIIGCTKKQIKKIVFFYENNTFEVYENH
- a CDS encoding type II toxin-antitoxin system RelE/ParE family toxin; its protein translation is MPRLVVWTRIAENELYNSLDYWMKHNKSSVYSNKVFSSVQANLKLLIKNPYLGSPFRYAGVRRFTIMKRFSLYYYFDDDYLYIVHFWDNSRDLENF